A single genomic interval of Pseudorca crassidens isolate mPseCra1 chromosome 19, mPseCra1.hap1, whole genome shotgun sequence harbors:
- the CBX8 gene encoding chromobox protein homolog 8 translates to MELSAVGERVFAAEALLKRRIRKGRMEYLVKWKGWSQKYSTWEPEENILDARLLAAFEEREREMELYGPKKRGPKPKTFLLKAQAKAKAKTYEFRSDSARGIRIPYPGRSPQELASTSRAREGLRNMGLSPPGSSSTCRVEPPRDRDRERERERERERGASRTDDKPSSPGDSSKKRGPKPRKELLDPSQRPLGEPSDGLGDYLKGRKLDDTASGAGKFPAGHSVIQLARRQDSDLAQCGVASPSPAEATGKLAVDTFPARVIKHRAAFLEAKGQGTLDPGGPRVRHGSGTPSSVGGLYRDMGAQGGRPSLIARIPVARILGDPEEESWSPSLTNLEKVVVTDVTSNFLTVTIKESNTDQGFFKEKR, encoded by the exons ATGGAGCTTTCAGCGGTGGGGGAGCGGGTGTTCGCGGCCGAAGCCCTCCTGAAGCGGCGCATACGGAAA GGACGCATGGAATACCTCGTGAAATGGAAGGGCTGGTCGCAGAA GTACAGCACATGGGAACCTGAAGAAAACATCCTGGATGCTCGCCTGCTCGCAGCCTTTGAGGAAAG GGAACGAGAGATGGAGCTCTATGGCCCCAAAAAGCGAGGACCCAAACCCAAAACCTTCCTGCTCAAG GCCCAAGCCAAGGCAAAGGCCAAAACTTACGAGTTCCGAAGTGACTCGGCCCGAGGCATTCGGATCCCCTATCCCGGCCGCTCACCCCAAGAACTGGCCTCTACTTCCCGGGCCCGTGAGGGCCTTCGGAACATGGGTCTTTCGCCACCGGGGAGCAGCAGCACCTGCCGAGTGGAGCCCCCTCGGGACCGTGAtcgagagagggagagggaacgAGAGCGTGAACGGGGTGCTAGCCGCACAGATGACAAACCCAGCTCGCCAGGCGACAGCTCCAAGAAGCGAGGTCCCAAGCCCCGGAAAGAGCTCCTGGACCCCTCACAAAGGCCCTTGGGAGAACCCAGTGATGGCCTTGGAGATTACCTCAAGGGCAGGAAGCTGGACGACACTGCTTCCGGGGCAGGAAAGTTCCCAGCTGGCCACAGTGTGATCCAGCTGGCTCGAAGGCAGGACTCGGACCTGGCCCAGTGTGGTGTGGCCAGCCCCAGCCCGGCTGAGGCCACGGGCAAGCTGGCTGTGGACACCTTTCCAGCCAGGGTCATAAAGCACAGGGCCGCCTTCCTGGAGGCCAAAGGCCAGGGCACCCTGGACCCTGGTGGCCCCCGGGTCCGGCATGGCTCAGGCACCCCCAGCTCTGTGGGGGGCTTGTATCGGGACATGGGGGCCCAAGGGGGAAGGCCCTCCCTCATCGCCAGGATCCCAGTGGCCAGAATCCTGGGGGACCCAGAGGAAGAATCCTGGAGCCCCTCTCTGACCAACTTGGAGAAGGTGGTGGTCACCGACGTGACCTCAAACTTTTTGACCGTCACAATTAAGGAAAGTAACACGGACCAAggcttttttaaagagaaaagatga